Genomic DNA from Limanda limanda chromosome 8, fLimLim1.1, whole genome shotgun sequence:
CACTTGGAGACAATTTACTGGACTCTCGTATGGAGATCAAAGAGAAGTATTACTACGCCATCTACGACATGGTTGTCCGAGGAAACTGCTTCTGCTATGGACACGCCTCTGAGTGCGCCCCCATCCACGGGGATGGACAGACCCGGGAAGACATGGTGAGTCCTGTGGAGGTCATCGGGGGTTCGGGGTTTGTCTCGAGGCAGGATCAACAGGCTGGAGGTTTTTAGTTGTTAAACCGCAGGACGGTAATAAGACGTTAACGAGACATTTAATGAGATGCTAACAACACATGAATGAAAGGCGAACCAGATGTTAGTGATTACATGATAATAATCTCCTGTTTTTCATTGTCtgtgtcatttcctgtctgCAGGTTCATGGTCACTGCAGGTGTAACCACAACACTAAAGGTCTGAACTGTGAACTGTGTCAGGATTTCTACCACGATCTTCCCTGGAGACCAGCAGAGGGCCGTAACACAAACGCCTGCAAGAGTgagtctctactggtctctactggtgtcTACCAGTTTCTCAAAGTCTCTGCTGGTTTTTGCTGGACTCTACTGATCTGTTCTAGTCTACTGGTTTCGTCTGGTCTCTGCTGATTTGGTTGACTAGTTCGAACATTGTTTGTCAAATGGTGCATTTCCTTTAACAACTTGTTCGCCCCTGAAACAGTCAAGAAATACGATGAAGATTTAAATGTAGATTTATTTGTTAACGCCTTCGGTCCAAAACAGCTGCTTGTAACTTTTTGGTTTTTCAGTGATCACGACATATCAGCATCAATCTGACtcaatctcttcttcttcttcttcttcttctgtggtgtaTGTAGAGTGTAACTGTAACCAGCACTCTGACTCATGCCACTTCGACATGGCCGTGTTCGTGGCTTCGGGAAATGTCAGCGGGGGGGTCTGTGACGACTGTGAGCACAACACAGCTGGACACAACTGTGAGCAGTGCAAACCGTTCTACTACCAACATCCAGAGAGAGATGTGAGGGACCCCAACATCTGCCAGCGTGAGTCTGAAACCTGGAGTCCCTAACTGAGTCCTGAACCCTTGACCTCTGACTCTGAGGCCCTGACTAGTGTGACAgattttttaatgataatttttgcaaatacagaaatcttcttttcaagaaaataaaaaaactgagagTATGTCCGAATTAGAATTCTAAATTAAACGTCAACACAACTCtatttgtcctgtgtgtgtctgtagcctGTAGCTGTGACCCTGTGGGTTCTCTGAACGGAGGATCATGTGACCAGATGACCGATGTGAGAACCGGTCTCATCGCCGGTCAGTGTCGCTGTAAAGTCCACGTGGAGGGCGAGCGCTGCGAGCGCTGCAAACAGGCGCACTACGGACTGAGTGACACAGCTGACGGATGTTCAGGTATGAAGTGTTGACAACACCGGACACAgcctcacaaaacacacacaaacacacaatgttgttattattatcactgTGTATTACCAGTAGTATTGGTGCTCTTTTGACGGTTTGCACTTCTTGTTGCAGCATGTACCTGTAGCCCTGTAGGAACACTTCCAGGAGGAAACCCCTGTGacagtgaaacaggaagttgtttctgtAAACGTCTGGTGATTGGCCGAGACTGTGACCAGTGTGTGGTGAGTTATCATGTCACACAGGGTCAGGGTCTAATAAAACATGTCAAAGTCAGTGAGTGCGATCAGATGAGAATCTTCAAGTTGAACTCAATATTCTTGTGTTTAATATGTTGgaatattcatattaaattaCACACAGGAGGTAAAATGTTGAATATATCAGTTTATCACAGAAACCTGAACTGAGGAGAGACGGTGAAATCTAAAACGTACATCTGCTAATCTCTAACcctaattgtgtgtgtgtgtgtgtgtgtgtgtgtgtgtgtgtgtgtgtgtgtgtgtgtgtgtgtgtgtgtgtgtgtgtgtgtgtgtgtgtgtgtgtgtgtgtgtgtgtgtgtgtgtgtgtgtgtgtgtgtgtgtgtgtgtgtgtgtgtgtcagtcggAGCACTGGGGCCTCAGTAATGATATGGACGGCTGCAGACCATGTGACTGTGACCTCGGAGGAGCCATCAACAACCAGTGAGTTTGTGTTCAAATAACAATTAATGGTGAGAATGATTGTGAGCACACATGACCTCCACCATTATTGATTGATAGTAGTGGATGTGATGTGGTGCTGATGGTAGTGACGtggttgatggtgatgtggttgatggtgatgtggtgatgtggttgatggtgatgtggttgatggtgatgtggtggatggtgatgtggtgatgtgcttgatggtgatgtggttgatggtgatggtgatgtggttgatggtgatgtggtgatgtggtgatgtggtgatgtggttgatggtgatgtggtgatgtgcttgatggtgatgtggttatggtgatgtggtgatgtggttgatggtgatgtggtgatgtggtgatgtggttgatggtgatgtggtgatgtggttgatggtgatgtggttgatggtgatgtggttgatggtgatgtggttgatggtgatgtggttgatggtgatggtgatgtggtgatggtggtgtggtgatgtggtgatgtggttgatggtgatgtggttgatggtgatgtggttgatggtgatgtggttgatggtgatgtggttgatggtgatgtggtgatgtggttgatggtggTGTGGTTGATGGTggtgtggtgatggtgatgtggttgatggtgatgtgatgtggtgatggtggtgtggtgatgtggtgatgtggttgatggtgatgtggttgatggtgatgtggttgatggtgatgtggttgatggtgatgtggttgatggtgatgtggttgatggtgatgtggttgatggtgatggtgatgtggtgatggtggtgtggtgatgtggtgatgtggttgatggtgatgtggttgatggtgatgtggttgatggtgatgtggttgatggtgatgtggttgatggtgatgtggttgatggtgatgtggtgatgtggttgatggtggTGTGGTTGATGGTGGTGTGGTTGATGGTggtgtggtgatggtgatgtggtgatgtggtgatggtgatgtggttgatggtggTGTGGTTGATGGTggtgtggtgatggtgatgcggtgatgtggtgatgtggtgatgtggtgatgtggtgatgtggttgatggtgatgtggttgatggtgatgtggtgatgtggttgatggtggtgtggtgatggtgatgtggtgatgtggtgatggtggtgtggtgatggtgatgtggtgatgtggtgatgtggttgatggtgatgtggtgatgtggtgatgtggttgatggtgatgtggtgatgtggtttattgtgatgtggtgatgtggtgatgtggttgatggtgatgtggttgatggtgatgtggttgatggtgatgtggtgatgtggttgatggtgatgtggtgatgtggttgatggtgatgtggtgatgtggttgatggtgatgtggtgatgtggttgatggtggtgtggtgatggtgatgtggttgatggtggtgtggttgatggtgatgtggttgatggtgatgtggttgatgtggttgatggtgatgtggtgatgtggttgatggtgatgtggtgatgtgattgatggtgatgtggtgatgtggttgatggtgatgtggtgatgtggtgatatggttgatggtgatgtggtgatgtggttgatggtggtgtggttgatggtgatgtggtgatgtggttgatggtggtgtggtgatgtggtgatgtggtgatgATAGTACTGAAGTTTAAATCGACATGTTCTACTTCCTGTGTTGTTGAAGGTGTGATCAGGCCACTGGTCAGTGCgtctgcagagatcacatgtttggCCGGCGCTGCGATCAGGTGGAGTCTGGATTTTACTTCATCGCTCTGGATCACTACACCTTCGAGGCTGAAGATGCTAATCTTGGACCCGTGAGTCACTTTTTTATCTTTGGACCTTTTGTTCAGCTCAAAGTTTTTTCTCACAACGGTCGGGTGGTGAACTTTGATGAAGCACTTTTTAACTTGCTCATGcctttccaggattaccaaccctaactTTAATGTCAGAAACCTAAAGTCCTGCTGCTCTTTGTGGAAGATCTTTGTCCAGAAAATGCTTTATTTcagaacttttcaaaataattcCTTTGCTGCCATCTGCTATATTTCCACTATGCATTATCCAATTTAACGATGTATTCTTCATAATTTTGCCATTGACACTGTCTTCTATTCCGTCGGTTCGACTACAAATCAAACAGATCTTATCTCTCTGATGTCGTAGGAGTCTGATTTTCACCTCTAGTGCATTCCCTTTTTAATTTATAGATTTTTCTGAACTCCAAAAGGTCAACACATGGATTTGACATGAAGTTCCTTAaacataaatgtttgtgtatctATTTTGTGACTATAAAGTATTTTCCTTTTCCTgatttgttttccattaatacaacacagtgaaacacaacaTGTGAGACGGTCAAAGTTAATTCCATGTTCAATCTTGTCTCTTTAGGGCGTGATGGTGGTGCCGAGGCCCCGCCCCCAGGACCGCAGTCCCACCTGGACGGGCATGGGCCTGGTCAATGTCCCAGAGGGGGCCTTCCTGGAGTTCTCAGTGGACAACATCCCTCACTCCATGGAGTATGACATCATCATCCGCTATGAACCGCAGGTAAGGTCGGCATGGtgtagccccccccctccagtggAAATGACAGTGGAAGCGTCTGCTGACGGTCGACATTATGGTTTCACATATTCAGATTTGATGTCCCATAAATCTCCAGTAAATGGATCAGATGAGAAACAAACTGACACGTGACAAATCTTATGGCAGGTTTAATCACCATCGATAGATTTAACCGGGTTTACCACAGTTTGGACATTTTATATAAGTGGCCTTGTGTTGTATCTATGTGttaaacatatatttgtatatattttggATGATACATTTGTTTGTTAATGGTTTAGTGTTTTAGTGGTGGGATGTTTGTAATTATacttaattatattttattaaatttgatttgatttcatgttCCGTTTAAGAACTGTGTGGGGCAACACTAAATTTTCCTAACTTATAGATACTATCATCTACACTTCACCACAATTTTATTGTGAAGCTCCTCATAGAATTCCTTGGAGTTCCTGGTTTATATATAGtatcatttgttttttgctcTGGAGATCGAATGAGATGGCGAACCTTGTCTTTTAATGCTGTTTGTACCAGACTGGTGTTAATTCGGAAAGAATAGTGCATAATCGGTTATTGAGTGTAGATCGGTAGTTAAATGAAAGTGATGTGAATAATAGAAGTAAATAAAATGATGTATTTCTTGGTTCTGCAGCTGCCCGACCAATGGGAGGAGGTTCTGATGACGGTGATGAGGCCTGGGCCAATCACAGCAGACAGCCGCTGTATTAATACTGTACCTGATGAGGACAACCAGATGATTTCACTTCATCCGGGCTCACGGTAACCGTCCAAACTAAAGTCCCAAGAACAAAGTGACACAGAGCAGCTGTGATTCTCCTGATTGAATATGAAAAAGATTAACGCTGACTTGACTCATGAGAGAGGATCTGAAATTGTTATCTTTCCTGATCTTATATAAACTTACAGCGGTTTACTCTGTGTCCTCAGGTATGTGGTTCTTCCCAGACCAGTTTGTTTTGAGTCTCATCTGAACTACACCGTGCGCCTCAGTCTGCCTCTGTACTCAGCCGTCAGTGACGTCCAGTCTCCGTACACTCTCATCGACTCGGTGAGCAAACTGTACAAATTTAATGTCTTTTTATGTAGacatatatattgtttgtataTTGTTACACAGACAAAACAGTCTTTCTTGataatgtatttaatgtaaTGATAAATGGATCAGATAACTCCCTGATATTTCTTGATCTAACTCATCGTGACCTAATTCCAGTTATATCTGAATTCAGCTTTTCACAGCAAAATGAGAGACATCTAATTTCCTGATCTGACAAGAGTTGTTAGCATCAGTTTAAATTAACTCCATTACTGTGAGAGTTTACTCCCAAGAACAGACCTcagaatataatatatatagtataaataAGTATATATTTGTATAGGAATTTAGAATATGCAGTTTAGATTTCATCAGTTAGTGTCCTCAGTGACTTTCATATGAACAATCACGGAGGTTTGAATACAAACTTTGTGGTTTTCTTCCCCCTCAGATCGTGTTGATGCCGCACTGTAAAAACCTGGAGATCTTCACAGCCTCAGAGGGAGGAGACTCTAGTGGCAGCAGCGGCTGGGATGTCTTCCAGCGTTATCGTTGTTTAGAGAACAGCCAGAGCGTTGTCAAGACACCAATGACAGATATCTGCAGAAACTTCATCTTCAGCATCTCCGCCATGTTGCACCAGGGAGCCAAAGGTATTACAGTCGTCCTTAAATCACACGAGTCCGCCTTCATAATCCCACACTGTCTGAATAAAGTTTAgtggagagacacactgagacacacagagacgcactgagacacactgagacacactgagacgcacagagacacactgagacgcactgagacgcacagagacacacagagacacacagagacacactgagacacacagagacgcactgagacacactgagacgcacagagacacactgagacgcacagagacacactgagacacactgagacgcacagagacacacagagacacacagagacacactgagacgcacagagacacactgagacacacagagacacacagagacacacagagacacactgagacgcacagagacacactgagacgcacagagacacacagagacacacagagacacactgagacgcacagagacgcacagagacacacagagacacacagagacacactgagacacacactgagacacacagagacgcacagagacacacagagacacacagagacacacagagacacacagagacacactgagacgcacagagacgcactgagacgcacagagacgcactgagacgcacagagacgcacagagacgcacagagacacacagagacacacagagacacactgagacgcacagagacgcacagagacacacagagacgcacagagacgcacagagacgcacagagacgcacagagacgcacagagacacactgagacgcactgagacacacagagacgcacagagacacactgagacgcacagagacgcactgagacgcacagagacgcacagagacgcacagagacgcaCTGAGACGCACTgagacgcacagagacgcaCTGAGACGCACTgagacgcacagagacgcacagagacgcacagagacgcacagagacgcactgagacgcacagagacgcacagagacgcacagagacgcactgagacgcacagagacgcacagagacgcaCTGAGACGCACTgagacgcacagagacgcacagagacacactgagacagacagagacgcacagagacgcacagagacgcactgagacgcacagagacgcacagagacgcacagagacgcacagagacgcacagagacgcacagagacgcacagagacacactgagacacacagagacacacagagacacagagagacacacactgagacacacagagacacactgagacgcacagagacgcacagagacgcaCTGAGACGCACTgagacgcacagagacgcacagagacgcacagagacacacagagacacacagagacacacactgagacacacactgagacacacactgagacacagagagacacacactgagacacacactgagacacacactgagacacacactcttcttcttttcttcttcttcttcttcaatcaCTCGTCAGCTTCCTGTCTACGAGACTCGACTGgtttcttcctcttcacattcCTCAGATGTTCTTAAAATGTCCCAGCTCATGAATCTAACCCGTTTTCCCAGAATGCCAGTGTGACCTTCAGGGCTCCCTCAGCACCGTGTGTGTTCCCACTGGGGGGCAATGTCAGTGTCGCCCCCATGTGGTCGGAAGAAACTGTGACACGTGTGCTCCGGCCACATTCCAGTTCGGACCCAACGGCTGCAGAGGTAAGACTGACCCCATCCATACTGATATGTACATATGAAgaaatatagataaatatactCCTCATAGAACGTACTGTAGATGTATATTTACTTCATGTCGAAAGtatagtaaatatatatacatatgtatgcTATAACGTTAAATATTTGATCATGTTTCACAACAATTTAAACAAAGTTTGGTAATCATTTTATTCgatatgttttaataaaatctCGGAGATTTTTCTGCAGCACCTAatgagttttttgttttattatttctgcaGAATGTGCATGTGACCCTCAAGGTTCACAAGATGCATTTTGTGATGCGCTCAgcggacagtgtgtgtgtgctgccggTGCGTACGGTCGTCAGTGTGACCGCTGCCTGCCGGGTCACTGGGGGTTTCCCTCCTGTCGCACCTGCCCGTGCAACGGCCACGCCGACGCCTGCGACCCCGACACCGGATCCTGCATCAGCTGCAGGGACCACAGCACCGGACACAGCTGCGACAGGTACGTGGTAACAACTCTACACATGTGATGGGAATTCATcgtgagatttgaaataatgaaattctcagactggatTTGCCTCTGAGTCTTTTTAAtagtaagctctgcagagttaaCACAACAAGCACAGTGCTCAAAATGTAACTCGCcccaagttcacaaaagccagaaacTTTTACAAAGAGGCGCTTCATAAAAcgtaatatgaaaaaaagacacGAAATCCTCATCTGTGTCCATCTGCCGTGTCCGTCCCCTACAGACAACGCCCTGGTTGTCAtggtcacagcagtgagacacctggCCGGGGGAAtattccctcacacacactgaatgaaaacagaaaatgttgacATGCATTGAGGCAGATGTCTTTGTTgtcctcctcacttcctctcatgTCTCAAGGTGTTTGGACGGTTTCTATGGCGACCCCATGCTGGGGTCAGGGGACCACTGTCGTCCCTGCATGTGTCCCGACGGCCCCGGCAGCCGGAGGCAGTTTGCAGGAAGCTGTTACCGTAGTGACGACTCACAGCAGGCCATCTGTGTCTGCAGCGCTGGATACAGAGGTAACATTAAATCTCCAGAACCGGTTCGGACCagaaactgaataaataaaggacATGACAGAAGGTTTAAGTTGAGCATGAAGTTTTCTGAGGTTCAGTTTgatgaaacacagcaggaatGTGAtatcacttcttttttttttcagctgagTTCAGAACACGTTCGTCTGTTTCAACTTTAAACTTAAGCAGAGAAAATATTCAGCTGAGACAggaagttatatttatttatataaatacagtccattcaCTTATCGACTGAATATAAAGCTGGTTAAAAACAAAGTCCCTATTATAAATAGGAAGAGGAaataacccccccctccctctgtagAAGTTCCTGTAGAAACATGATGTGGGTTCATTCTAAAGTTATAAAAACACGAGTtcaaaacaatatgaatataacattCCAAAATGAATCCCTGTATCCTTCTCTCTGAACCGTAGGTCAGTTTACGAAATGGAAATAgttgaaaacagtttttatttttaagcctGTTTCTGAATCATTTGCTTCAGTTTGTCTGGATTTTAACTTATGAACTTTTTTATACGAACACATCTGAAGGTGAAACACGTCACTGATGAAAACGGATTTTTAAACTGAACTTTTACTTTCACAAGGcttgtcctctgtctcttcctcctcaggtgcTCGCTGTGATGAGTGCTCATCTGGTTACTATGGAAACCCTGGTGAGGTGGGGGGTCAGTGTCAACCGTGTCAGTGCAACAACAACATCGACATGTTGGAACCAGGATCTTGCGACGCTCAGACCGGCGAGTGTCTGCGCTGCCTGTACCACAGCGAGGGCGTGGCCTGCCAGAGCTGCAAGCTGGGTTACTACGGCAACGCACTGCTGCAGGACTGCAGAAGTGAGTACACTGGGTCGACTGGGGTAGCATCAACAACCATCCTCTTTGATCTGAGGAACCAATGACCACATCTTTGATCAAACCAAACCTGGATAATTGAGAAATCATATTGACATGTTAAATTGTGGATTTAGGATTTACCATAATCTGATTTACCAGATTCAGATTGAAACCGGATCTTGATAAATCTTCAGTCACAACTCTGCAATAAACTAGAATGAAATCTTCACGCGATCTGGACTGAAACTTTCTCTTAAATCTCTATGAAATCTTGATTGAaactctgattttttttaatctgagaAATTCTTGATGAAACTTGGATTGAAATATTGAGACATTTAGATTGAAACTCAGATTTAAATCTTGAATGAAACTCGTGAAGGCTTGAATTGAATGTCAGTCCTGATCCTTTTGTTTCCAGAGTGTGTTTGCAACACGCTCGGCAGCGACGGCTCCAGCTGTGCGTCCGGTGACTGTCGCTGTGACGGCAGCAGCGGTCAGTGTCACTGTCTCTCCAACGTGATTGGTCAACACTGCGACCGCTGTGCCCCGGACACCTGGAACATGGCGAGCGGCGGCGGCTGTCAGCTCTGCGACTGTGAATCCAAACACTCGTACGGGACGTCCTGCAACGAGGTGAGGCGCAGAAACACCAATATTATTTATAccattataataacaataagaaGTTTGAATTATCATTTGAACTATCCGCAGACTCACACAATCAATGAACAGATTAAAGCTAAAACAGACGCTTGTGATacacttcagtgtgtgtttgtgtttgactaCACATCAGAAATCGCTCTCTCCAGATCATCTTCTATAAACATGTGTTTAAGTCACATTGTCTGTCattgattattttttctttatcaaaAATGCAGATATGTAAAAGGTCATGTGATGTTTTACAGAATCGAATCGGTTCAGCtacagaaacattttctctAACAGTGTGTAACGTTTGTTGTGTTCTCAGATCAGTGGTCAGTGCTCCTGTCGCCCCGGCTTCGGAGGAAGAACCTGCAGCGAGTGTCGAGAGCTGTTCTGGGGAGATCCAGAGGTCAAATGTCACGGTACGttcacagaggtcaaaggtcattaaCAGGTTTAATACTGAGACACGTTTTTCAATTCGGAGGAAAAACTTGGAACCGGATGAGAGTCCAGATCAGGTCAGAGTCCAGGACTGTATTGCCTTTTTGTCTGGTTAGTTCTTCTTTTCTTTGGCTGAAAGAAGTCTGAACTGTTTTTAATAGAAACCagatgtaacacacacacacagacaaacacacacagacaaacacacacagacaaacacacacagacgaacacacacacacaccagatgttttttgttaaacaggaagtggcacTGTTTGTCtcagaaaatgttttgtgtgtgtgtgtgtgtgtgtgtgtgtgtgtgtgtgtgtgtgtgtgtgtgtgtgtgtgtgtgtgtgtgtgtgtgtctgtgtgtatgtctgtgtgtgtgtctgtgtgtgtgtgtgtgtgtgtgtgtctgtgtgtgtgtgtgttagttttaaAGTTATTGATCTGGATTCTCGTTCCCAGGATGTGACTGCGACCCTCGTGGCGTCTCTGAACATCAGTGTAACAAGGTCAGTGGtcactgcgtgtgtgtggagggCGTGTCCGGACCACGCTGTGACACGTGCGCACGTGGATTCTCAGGAGTTTTCCCCGACTGCCTCCGCTGCCACCGTTGCTTTGCAGAATGGGACAATGTCATCGGTCAGGTGACCAATCAGACGCACCGCCTTGTTAACAAGGTCAACGCCCTCAAAGCAAGTGGAGTGAGCGGACCGTACAGGAAGTCCATCGACAACATGGAGAGGAGCGCCGCGGACATCTGGGTCCTCCTGAACCAGAACCCAGCTTCACAACCGCTCAGTGagatccagcagctgctccaacAGGCCAGGTGAGATGATGGTTCATCTGAGATGAGAGCAGTGCAGGTTAAAGTAAaggctgacctctgacctctgtttGACCCTCAGTGACCTGATGGGGGCCCTGAGCCAGATGTTGAGCCACACAGAACAGACTCTGGTCGAGGCCGAGGAACGGGACTCGGCTGCAGAATCTAAACTGGAGTCTGTGACATCAGACGCTCAGAAACTGGAGCGCACGGTTCAGGAGCTGCTGGACCAGGTGGAGTTCATCAAGAACTCTGACATCAGAGGTAAGAAGGCGGGGTCAGAGCACAGAGTTCAAAAGAGTGAGGTGAGGGGGCGGagcttaaaaacaaaaactaaggGCCTCATCACCATATGAGAAACGTtcacattaaacaaacacacgtgacaCACAATCCCAGTGTCCCCCTGGTGGACTGAAAGGGAAAGTGCAAGTGTGTGAGTCCAGGAAACACTTGTGGAGTCTCAGGGGAAAAAAGAgtttcagccaaatccaaaacaaagtAAATAGTGAAGGATTCAAACGTAAATAAATCATACACCTTGTAATATTTACCCTTCTATTTAGGGCctcttttaataatttaaatatataattattatacattttatagatTGATCACAGTTTCTTTACTCTCTGAATTTAATCATCctgcagttaaataaaaatacattcaggAGATAAAACATGTTTCTTCACATTGAAGTGAAGAGATTATCTTTATGCCTGAAATCTGACCactgttttatttctgtcacattattttatttgtgatgATAGTAAGTAATTAATGATAATTAGTCAAATCTCTGCTGGGCCTCTTCTTCCCTCACAAGCTCCTCAGTGTCGGAAGTTTCACGTCCTGGGTCATTAAATATTCAGGAGGTTTTTCATTCACTATTTATGGTTGATTGTGGGCGTGTCGAGGGCGGGGCATGTCTCAAGCTTAATGTTTTCTGTGACGATCACTCAGCTGATTtctttttcctgtctgttgccaGGGGCGACAGCGAGCATCACTAAGTACTTCCTGATGTCTGAGGCAGCTGAAGCTCGAGCCAACTCCTCCACCATCGATGCTGGAAGCTCTGTGGAAACCTCAGCCGCTCTACGGCAACTCACAGAGgacaaactgaaccaaaccaggGAGGAGTTCCTGAGGAGGCACACGGAGCACGCTCAGAAACTGGACGACCTGGCCGGAGAGCTGCAGACTCTGGACCTATCAGAGATCAGCCAGAAGGTGTGAGATGAGaagctgaagctcagagctcCGGACTCCAAGAAAAACCAGACAATTAGAAACAGAATCCTTAGATTCAAATGAAGaattcaaaacacatttaatattttaatcattGACACAATTGCTGACTCAGTCCATCTTCTAAAGAATTCttctatttaaataataaaatgacttTAGTTGATCAACTACTTTACTGACGACTATGAATTTAAGCTCAAGTTTAACAGATCTATTATTTTAACTGTACATCCTTTGAgg
This window encodes:
- the lamb1a gene encoding laminin subunit beta-1a, whose protein sequence is MTQLQVALLLVLQVCTCAQEGGASVGGELDDVILPELGDVCTEGSCYPATGDLLIGRAHQLSSTSTCGLRRPEPFCIVSHLQEEKKCFACDSTALYDELADQTHSHRVGNVVTTFAPNRLKTWWQSENGQENVTIQLDLEAEFHFTHLIMTFKTFRPAAMVIERSADFGKSWNVYRYFAYDCETSFSSISRGPMQKVDDVMCDSRYSDIEPSTEGEVIFRVLDPAFRIDDPYSAKIQNMLKITNLRVKFTKLHTLGDNLLDSRMEIKEKYYYAIYDMVVRGNCFCYGHASECAPIHGDGQTREDMVHGHCRCNHNTKGLNCELCQDFYHDLPWRPAEGRNTNACKKCNCNQHSDSCHFDMAVFVASGNVSGGVCDDCEHNTAGHNCEQCKPFYYQHPERDVRDPNICQPCSCDPVGSLNGGSCDQMTDVRTGLIAGQCRCKVHVEGERCERCKQAHYGLSDTADGCSACTCSPVGTLPGGNPCDSETGSCFCKRLVIGRDCDQCVSEHWGLSNDMDGCRPCDCDLGGAINNQCDQATGQCVCRDHMFGRRCDQVESGFYFIALDHYTFEAEDANLGPGVMVVPRPRPQDRSPTWTGMGLVNVPEGAFLEFSVDNIPHSMEYDIIIRYEPQLPDQWEEVLMTVMRPGPITADSRCINTVPDEDNQMISLHPGSRYVVLPRPVCFESHLNYTVRLSLPLYSAVSDVQSPYTLIDSIVLMPHCKNLEIFTASEGGDSSGSSGWDVFQRYRCLENSQSVVKTPMTDICRNFIFSISAMLHQGAKECQCDLQGSLSTVCVPTGGQCQCRPHVVGRNCDTCAPATFQFGPNGCRECACDPQGSQDAFCDALSGQCVCAAGAYGRQCDRCLPGHWGFPSCRTCPCNGHADACDPDTGSCISCRDHSTGHSCDRCLDGFYGDPMLGSGDHCRPCMCPDGPGSRRQFAGSCYRSDDSQQAICVCSAGYRGARCDECSSGYYGNPGEVGGQCQPCQCNNNIDMLEPGSCDAQTGECLRCLYHSEGVACQSCKLGYYGNALLQDCRKCVCNTLGSDGSSCASGDCRCDGSSGQCHCLSNVIGQHCDRCAPDTWNMASGGGCQLCDCESKHSYGTSCNEISGQCSCRPGFGGRTCSECRELFWGDPEVKCHGCDCDPRGVSEHQCNKVSGHCVCVEGVSGPRCDTCARGFSGVFPDCLRCHRCFAEWDNVIGQVTNQTHRLVNKVNALKASGVSGPYRKSIDNMERSAADIWVLLNQNPASQPLSEIQQLLQQASDLMGALSQMLSHTEQTLVEAEERDSAAESKLESVTSDAQKLERTVQELLDQVEFIKNSDIRGATASITKYFLMSEAAEARANSSTIDAGSSVETSAALRQLTEDKLNQTREEFLRRHTEHAQKLDDLAGELQTLDLSEISQKTCGSPLAEQDLCSSCGGEGCDGVVMAANRAWRKTQESEQEIISAIGEVEKLSKMVSEVKLKADEAKLSAQDVLMKTNRTKQKVDQSNDELRSLIRQIRDFLTQDAADLESIELVANEVLAMQMPTTPAQLQNLTEEIRQKVGELGHVETILQQSTDNIQRAENLLEQARHASEEAAEVKDSAEKMQKALEEARRAQSAASSAIQQAAADIHNTNSLLSTVQSETTEAELKLNSATKRLQRLEQDVTSLIHKALNVTMSSERTNQDAESIRKIAEEVKKDLESDLKDKYATVGQLIDHKAGGVADAKKRAVSLQQEAKQLLLQASDKLQLLKDLEKSYNENQQTLEVKAELLVDLEAAVKELLQEISHKVTIYSTCLF